The Rhipicephalus sanguineus isolate Rsan-2018 chromosome 7, BIME_Rsan_1.4, whole genome shotgun sequence genome includes a window with the following:
- the LOC119399969 gene encoding F-box/LRR-repeat protein 16: MAEVSFTKRAAAELSRCFNGLAVRAKGGLQHESPATSGNNAGGNNARRGRGGGGTGNAAAAAPTTGRGVGPATANAAVTTAATPRDPAAAVASSNNAVVVAAAAASSRPRNAAEMLSYPEFLSRLFSHFRGRERLPLASVCRAWRDALYDPRHWRDMAASLRCRELRLETADVRRRLLESLERRGVDAVVLVGATDDDLADVVSLGAALLSRARLVALRCSSVSDRGLESLLAASPRVSSLELFGCNELTDAGLWAALRPTVTSLTLADCINVADETLAAVAQLLPALRELNLQAYHVTDASLAHLGGGGLGVGSHHHHQHHHHPQSQLVVLRLRSCWELTNQGLVQLVQAVPQLRELSLSGCTKISDDGVELLAENMRQLRVLDLSWCPRITDASLEFIACDMTQLQQLTLDRCMQITDVGLGYLSTIPNLSVLYLRWCTQIRDYGVEHLCTMKSLRILSLAGCPHITTQALTALSQLRQLQELELTNCPGATAGLVAFLHEQLPHCLVID; this comes from the exons ATGGCCGAGGTGAGCTTCACGAAGCGAGCAGCGGCCGAGCTGAGCCGCTGTTTCAACGGGCTCGCCGTTCGGGCCAAGGGTGGACTTCAACACGAGTCGCCCGCGACGAGCGGCAACAACGCTGGCGGCAACAACGCAAGACGCGGTCGCGGAGGAGGAGGAACGGGAAATGCAGCCGCAGCAGCACCGACGACGGGTCGCGGCGTCGGCCCCGCAACAGCCAACGCGGCCGTCACAACGGCCGCTACGCCGCGCGACCCGGCCGCCGCGGTAGCGTCGTCCAACAACGCGGTCGTCgtcgccgcggcggcggcatcgtCGCGACCTCGCAACGCGGCCGAGATGCTGAGCTACCCGGAGTTCCTGTCGCGTCTCTTCTCGCACTTTCGCGGTCGCGAGCGGCTACCCCTCGCCTCCGTGTGCCGAGCGTGGAGGGACGCCCTGTACGACCCGCGCCACTGGCGAGACATGGCGGCCTCGCTGCGCTGCCGAGAGCTGCGCCTGGAGACGGCCGACGTCCGGCGTCGACTTCTCGAGTCCCTGGAGCGACGCGGCGTGgacgccgtcgtcctcgtcggCGCCACGGACGACGACCTAGCGGACGTCGTGTCCCTGGGCGCCGCGCTGCTGAGTCGCGCGCGTCTCGTGGCGCTGCGATGCTCGAGCGTCTCCGACCGAGGGCTCGAGTCCCTCCTGGCGGCCTCGCCTCGGGTCTCGTCGCTCGAGCTGTTCGGCTGCAACGAGCTGACGGACGCCGGACTGTGGGCCGCGCTGAGACCCACCGTCACGTCGCTGACGCTCGCCGACTGCATCAACGTGGCGGACGAGACGTTAGCCGCCGTGGCGCAGCTTCTTCCCGCGCTGAGGGAGCTAAACCTGCAGGCGTACCACGTGACCGACGCCTCGTTGGCCCACCTGGGAGGAGGTGGTCTCGGTGTCGGctcccaccaccaccaccagcatcACCACCACCCGCAGTCTCAGCTGGTCGTGCTGCGACTGCGCTCCTGCTGGGAGCTCACCAACCAGGGTCTGGTGCAGCTGGTCCAGGCGGTACCGCAGCTGCGAGAGCTGTCCCTGTCCGGCTGCACTAAGATCAGCGACGACGGCGTTGAGCTCCTAGCCGAGAACATGAGGCAGCTGCGCGTGCTCGACCTGTCGTGGTGTCCCCGCATCACGGACGCCAGCCTCGAGTTCATCGCGTGCGACATGACGCAGCTGCAACAGCTCACTCTAGACCG GTGTATGCAGATCACGGACGTCGGTCTGGGATACCTGTCCACTATTCCCAACCTGTCGGTCCTCTACTTGCGCTGGTGCACGCAAATACGGGATTACGGCGTGGAGCACCTGTGCACCATGAAGAGCCTGCGGATACTGTCGCTGGCCG GTTGCCCGCACATTACGACTCAGGCCCTGACAGCGCTTTCACAGCTGCGACAGCTCCAGGAACTCGAGCTCACCAACTGCCCCGGAGCCACTGCTGGGCTGGTGGCCTTCCTGCACGAGCAGCTGCCACACTGCCTCGTCATCGACTAA
- the LOC119399970 gene encoding DNA-directed RNA polymerase III subunit RPC8, whose protein sequence is MFVISEMSDSIRVPPWLFRVSPNEAIVEQLNRRLANKVVIDVGLCIALYDITKIEDSRILPGDGSFHTTVQFRYVVFRPFLDEVLIGKIRSSSQEGIYVSIGFFEDILVTPDGMQHPARFDEKEQLWVWLYEAEGKVNDLYMDLGEEIRFRVVDEVFVDTTPGGPETTELPDAEERHVPYFLKASISEPGLGLLKWWT, encoded by the exons ATGTTCGTCATCAGCGAGATGTCGGACAGCATTCGCGTCCCGCCGTGGCTGTTTCGCGTGAGCCCGAACGAAGCCATCGTGGAGCAGCTGAACCGGCGTCTCGCGAACAAG GTTGTCATCGACGTGGGGCTGTGCATCGCGCTCTACGACATCACGAAGATCGAGGACTCGCGAATCCTTCCGGGCGATGGCTCCTTTCACACAACTG TGCAATTCCGCTACGTGGTCTTCCGGCCCTTCTTGGACGAGGTCCTAATCGGCAAGATTCGCAGTAGCAGCCAGGAAGGCATCTACG TGTCCATAGGCTTCTTCGAAGACATCCTCGTCACTCCCGACGGGATGCAGCACCCAGCACGCTT CGACGAGAAAGAGCAGCTCTGGGTGTGGCTCTACGAAGCCGAAGGCAAAGTGAATGACCTGTACATGGACCTCGGCGAGGAGATACG CTTCAGGGTGGTGGACGAGGTGTTCGTGGACACAACACCCGGAGGCCCCGAGACGACCGAGCTGCCGGACGCCGAAGAACGCCATGTACCTTACTTCCTCAAG GCCTCCATCAGCGAGCCCGGCCTGGGCCTGCTCAAGTGGTGGACATAG
- the LOC125759357 gene encoding peptidyl-tRNA hydrolase ICT1, mitochondrial-like, with translation MAALRRLACSATMRPALLTWCRCYKSDISLDKLYPSSGDGATQSPRLEGGVNMKDIQINDHDPTSPHRVEIRVHLDSAQWISPEAKQRLRLECKPFIDSSGNLVLHSDKTRKKSINVADCLDMLRCMLREVSLPPPENIPETRFTLRAKHERLAAARLRIPRAPAVDGGVSP, from the coding sequence ATGGCAGCGTTACGTCGGCTGGCCTGTTCTGCGACTATGCGGCCGGCGCTTTTGACGTGGTGCAGGTGTTACAAGAGCGACATAAGCCTCGACAAACTCTACCCCTCTAGCGGCGACGGTGCAACGCAGTCGCCGCGTCTCGAAGGAGGCGTGAACATGAAGGACATTCAGATCAACGACCACGACCCGACGAGCCCGCACCGGGTCGAGATTCGCGTCCACTTGGACTCGGCCCAGTGGATCTCGCCGGAGGCCAAGCAAAGACTGCGACTCGAGTGCAAGCCGTTCATCGACAGCTCGGGGAACCTGGTGCTCCATTCGGACAAGACTCGCAAGAAGTCGATCAACGTGGCCGACTGTTTGGACATGTTGCGATGCATGCTTCGCGAAGTGTCGCTACCTCCGCCCGAAAACATACCGGAGACGAGGTTCACGCTGCGGGCCAAGCACGAAAGGCTTGCAGCGGCTCGTTTGCGCATTCCCAGGGCCCCAGCGGTGGATGGCGGCGTTTCTCCGTGA
- the LOC119399971 gene encoding DNA excision repair protein ERCC-1 translates to MSGDSEKPPEPTGKGRSGALIVSSRQKGNPLLKSLRSVPWEFGDIEPDYVLGQTTCALYLSLRYHQLFPGYIHSRLRSLGRAFELRLLLVQVDVADPHPSLRELSQVSLLADCTMLLAWSAEEAGRHLETYKALEAKPADALMERQEGDTLSKLTDAISSVRSLNRPDAVALLSSFGSLERLAAASEQELILQPGLGPHKARRLHEVLHQPFMRS, encoded by the exons ATGTCCGGCGACTCTGAAAA GCCTCCAGAGCCTACAGGCAAGGGCCGATCGGGAGCCCTCATCGTCAGTTCACGACAG AAGGGGAACCCGCTGCTCAAAAGCCTCCGCAGCGTGCCGTGGGAATTCGGAGACATCGAACCCGACTACGTCCTGGGTCAGACAACGTGCGCGTTGTACCTCAG CTTACGCTACCACCAGCTGTTCCCCGGATACATCCACAGCCGGCTACGCTCCTTGGGCCGTGCTTTCGAGCTGCGCCTGCTCCTGGTGCAAGTAGACGTG GCCGATCCCCATCCCAGTCTTCGCGAACTGTCCCAGGTGTCCCTGTTGGCTGACTGCACCATGTTGCTGGCATGGAG TGCTGAAGAAGCCGGTCGCCATCTCGAGACGTACAAGGCTCTGGAAGCCAAGCCTGCTGACGCCCTCATGGAGAGGCAGGAAGGAGACACGTTATCGAAA CTGACGGACGCAATCTCCTCGGTACGGTCCCTGAATCGACCCGACGCAGTGGCCCTGCTGAGTTCTTTTGGG AGCCTGGAGCGCCTGGCAGCGGCCTCTGAACAGGAGCTGATCTTGCAACCGGGCTTGGGACCCCACAAG GCTCGTCGTCTTCACGAGGTCCTGCACCAGCCGTTCATGCGCTCCTAG
- the LOC119399972 gene encoding N-acetylglucosamine-1-phosphotransferase subunit gamma — MKRTATIRQACHERCSVGARFTHSVVLLLLILDVVPRASGGTVPMRIVKQASGFDGAFAVHGQQHRQRADRATPRPFAGPEHLRPLLGRCFSRTAAGYRYTLCPFDNVTQAEESARWNAYSGVLGVWQGWSAANGSLSGMHYGNGDSCGTLNRSVEVRLICGHPRNVPGGRE, encoded by the exons ATGAAGCGTACCGCTACGATCAGGCAAGCGTGCCACGAGCGGTGTTCCGTAGGAGCCCGTTTCACGCACAGCGTCGTGTTGCTACTGCTAATTCTAG ATGTGGTCCCACGTGCGTCGGGAGGCACCGTGCCCATGCGAATTGTGAAGCAAGCGAGCGGCTTTGACGGAGCGTTCGCGGTGCACGGACAACAGCATCGGCAGCGAGCGGACCGCGCGACACCGCGACCCTTCGCGGGACCCGAACACCTGAGGCCCTTGCTGGGTCGGTGCTTCAGTCGCACGGCTGCGGG GTATCGTTACACCCTGTGTCCATTTGACAACGTCACGCAAGCTGAAGAGAGTGCCCGTTGGAACGCCTACAGCGGCGTTTTAGG TGTCTGGCAAGGATGGTCGGCTGCCAACGGGAGCCTCAGCGGCATGCACTACGGCAACGGCGACAGCTGCGGAACGCTCAACCGCTCAGTTGAG GTGCGGCTTATCTGCGGTCATCCTCGAAACGTTCCTGGTGGACGTGAGTGA